The following proteins are encoded in a genomic region of Spirosoma sp. SC4-14:
- a CDS encoding GTP-binding protein, which produces MDLLRFITAGSVDDGKSTLIGRLLYDSKSILADQLEAIERASKSRDDGEIDLALLTDGLRSEREQGITIDVAYRYFQTPVRKFIIVDAPGHIQYTRNMVTGASNCQLAIVLVDARHGVVEQTRRHSLIASLLGIPHIVVAVNKMDLVNYSQDVFSDICIQYAELAKKLNVHQVTYIPMSALNGDNVVDKSSAMSWYEGATLLEHLETVAIDDDTEGITEDHHPAWPGLARFPVQYVIRPQTAELHDYRGYAGKITSGLFRKGDTITVFPSGETSTIDAIEIAEKHLDEAASPMSVVLHLATDIDISRGDLIVRSDNQPISSQTVEAMLCWMDTKEFKVGNKYLLQVGTFRTRCSVREIAYQLNVNTYEETPDVDNLKLNDLAKVVLRTAQPVSFDPYQKNRATGGAILIDETSNVTVGALMLLGEA; this is translated from the coding sequence ATGGATCTTTTACGATTTATAACCGCCGGATCGGTTGACGACGGCAAAAGCACGCTGATTGGGCGGCTTCTTTACGATTCCAAGTCTATTCTGGCCGATCAGCTTGAAGCCATCGAACGGGCCAGCAAAAGCCGCGATGACGGCGAAATTGATCTGGCACTGCTGACAGACGGACTCCGCTCCGAACGCGAGCAGGGTATTACCATCGATGTGGCTTATCGCTACTTCCAGACACCCGTACGCAAGTTTATTATTGTCGATGCGCCGGGGCATATTCAATACACACGAAACATGGTCACGGGTGCGTCGAACTGCCAACTGGCCATTGTGCTGGTCGATGCCCGGCATGGCGTGGTCGAACAAACGCGTCGACACTCGCTAATTGCCTCGTTGCTGGGTATCCCGCATATTGTGGTGGCGGTCAACAAGATGGATTTGGTTAACTATTCGCAGGATGTCTTTTCGGACATCTGCATTCAGTATGCCGAACTGGCCAAAAAGCTGAATGTACATCAGGTGACCTACATCCCAATGAGCGCCCTGAACGGCGACAATGTCGTAGATAAATCATCGGCTATGTCCTGGTACGAAGGTGCCACACTGCTGGAACATCTGGAAACAGTGGCTATTGACGATGACACGGAAGGCATAACGGAAGATCATCATCCGGCCTGGCCTGGATTGGCCCGTTTCCCGGTTCAATATGTAATCCGCCCACAAACGGCTGAACTACACGACTATCGCGGTTATGCCGGTAAAATCACAAGTGGGCTGTTCCGCAAAGGCGACACCATTACGGTATTCCCTTCGGGCGAAACCTCAACCATCGATGCCATTGAAATCGCCGAAAAGCACCTGGACGAAGCGGCTTCGCCCATGTCGGTTGTGCTACATCTGGCTACCGACATCGACATTAGCCGTGGCGATCTGATTGTTCGTTCAGACAACCAGCCCATCAGCAGCCAGACCGTCGAAGCTATGCTGTGCTGGATGGACACTAAAGAGTTTAAGGTTGGCAACAAATACCTGCTTCAGGTTGGCACATTCCGTACCCGCTGTTCTGTTCGCGAAATTGCCTACCAGCTCAATGTGAATACCTACGAAGAGACCCCGGACGTTGACAATCTAAAACTCAACGACCTGGCAAAAGTCGTTTTACGGACCGCCCAGCCGGTTAGTTTCGATCCATATCAGAAAAATCGGGCAACTGGCGGAGCTATTCTTATTGACGAAACATCCAATGTAACCGTAGGTGCGCTAATGCTACTTGGCGAGGCTTGA
- the cysD gene encoding sulfate adenylyltransferase subunit CysD, which produces MKLDYLDQLESEAIHIMREVAGQFERPALLFSGGKDSITLVHLALKAFRPGKLPFPLVHIDTGHNFQEALDFRDNLAASIGERLIVRYVEDTIREKKLKEPTGRNATRNGLQTFTLLDTIEEFEFDACIGGARRDEEKARAKERVFSVRDEFGSWDPKRQRPELWNLYNGRIHKGENVRVFPISNWTELDVWNYIRREKIELPSIYFAHERELLVRDGKLMATAGGVIKPEPDDQLVTRRVRFRTVGDISCTAASESGADTLDAVIAEIQATRISERGETRMDDQLSEAAMEDRKKGGYF; this is translated from the coding sequence ATGAAACTCGATTATTTAGATCAGCTCGAATCAGAAGCCATCCACATCATGCGGGAAGTGGCTGGTCAGTTTGAGCGTCCTGCTCTGTTGTTTTCGGGCGGGAAAGATTCCATTACGCTTGTACACCTGGCCTTAAAGGCGTTTCGGCCCGGTAAATTGCCATTCCCACTCGTTCATATCGACACGGGGCACAACTTTCAGGAAGCCCTTGACTTTCGCGATAATCTGGCTGCCAGCATTGGCGAAAGACTTATCGTTCGCTACGTAGAAGACACCATTCGTGAAAAGAAATTAAAGGAACCTACAGGCCGCAATGCCACCCGGAACGGTCTGCAAACCTTTACACTACTCGACACCATCGAAGAGTTTGAGTTCGATGCCTGTATTGGTGGCGCTCGTCGGGATGAAGAAAAAGCCCGCGCCAAGGAACGAGTCTTTTCGGTACGCGACGAATTTGGCTCGTGGGACCCCAAACGGCAACGCCCTGAACTCTGGAATCTCTATAACGGTCGTATTCATAAAGGCGAAAACGTTCGTGTGTTCCCGATTTCGAACTGGACCGAACTCGATGTCTGGAACTATATCCGTCGCGAAAAAATCGAATTGCCGAGCATCTACTTTGCGCACGAGCGCGAACTGCTTGTACGAGATGGCAAACTGATGGCTACAGCCGGAGGAGTGATCAAACCAGAACCGGATGATCAGCTCGTAACCCGCCGGGTTCGTTTCCGCACGGTTGGTGATATTTCCTGTACCGCTGCCTCCGAGTCGGGAGCCGACACACTTGACGCCGTGATTGCCGAAATTCAGGCCACCCGCATCTCCGAACGGGGCGAAACCCGCATGGACGATCAGCTCAGCGAAGCCGCCATGGAAGACCGTAAGAAAGGCGGATATTTTTAA
- a CDS encoding phosphoadenylyl-sulfate reductase produces the protein MTAEPTSYTLDSLSERLNGLSNIDALRTLAELFPGEVIFSTSLGYEDQVITDMILANDIPIKIFTLDTGRMFSETYSVWKKTNDRYATTIETYFPKADAVEKLMTEKGPYSFYDSVENRKECCGIRKVEPLNRALKGNKIWITGIRADQSANRQAMTQLEWDESHQLFKFHPLMDWTFEQVTQYVKDHHVPYNPLHDRGFVSIGCQPCTRAIQPGEDFRAGRWWWEDNSKKECGLHTHEEVFKA, from the coding sequence ATGACAGCGGAACCTACCTCCTATACACTCGACAGTCTGAGCGAGCGACTGAACGGTTTGAGCAATATAGATGCCCTGCGCACTCTGGCTGAACTGTTTCCGGGCGAAGTAATTTTTTCGACCAGCCTGGGCTATGAAGATCAGGTCATTACAGACATGATTCTGGCCAACGACATCCCCATAAAGATCTTCACGCTCGATACAGGACGGATGTTTTCAGAAACGTATTCGGTCTGGAAAAAAACGAACGATCGCTATGCTACAACGATAGAAACCTATTTTCCGAAAGCCGACGCCGTCGAAAAGCTGATGACTGAGAAAGGTCCCTATAGCTTTTACGATTCCGTCGAAAATCGGAAAGAGTGCTGTGGCATTCGGAAGGTAGAGCCACTAAACCGGGCGCTGAAAGGCAACAAGATCTGGATCACTGGCATCCGCGCCGATCAGTCGGCCAACCGCCAGGCCATGACCCAACTGGAATGGGACGAATCGCACCAGCTTTTCAAGTTCCACCCACTAATGGACTGGACCTTTGAGCAGGTAACCCAATACGTAAAAGATCATCATGTGCCCTACAATCCGCTCCACGACCGTGGTTTTGTGAGCATTGGTTGCCAGCCCTGCACCCGCGCCATCCAACCCGGCGAAGATTTCCGCGCTGGCCGCTGGTGGTGGGAAGACAATTCCAAAAAAGAATGCGGATTGCATACGCACGAAGAAGTGTTTAAAGCCTAA
- a CDS encoding Gfo/Idh/MocA family oxidoreductase: MVPNWQTLVSILLLTHLVNAQSPKKPLRVGIVSLVHDHVNGIMNKAFKQKGQTDIEIVGIAEPNRELAEKLAKRFGFSLDLVYPTVAEMLDKTKPEAVTDFGRIVDHKKTVEACAPRGIHVMVEKPLATSFADAKQMEALAKKHNIQLLTNYETTWYGSNHKAYAIANTDKSIGDIRKIVVHDGHEGPKEIGVSNEFLEWLTDPVTNGAGALFDFGCYGANLSTWLMHNQRPTSVLAVTQQIKPNIYPKVDDEATIILTYPKTQTIIQGSWNWPFGRKDMEVYGQTGYAITIDGSRMRVRLKGEKSEQATEAPQSDAPAADPFAYLARLIHGETKPDELTSLKNNMIVVEILDAARQSAKTGKKVELK, translated from the coding sequence ATGGTGCCCAACTGGCAAACACTTGTATCTATACTGCTTCTCACTCACCTGGTGAATGCCCAAAGCCCTAAAAAACCGCTTCGGGTTGGCATTGTTAGCCTTGTTCATGACCATGTGAATGGCATCATGAATAAGGCATTTAAGCAAAAAGGACAGACCGATATAGAAATCGTAGGCATCGCCGAACCCAACCGTGAACTGGCCGAAAAGCTGGCCAAACGGTTTGGCTTCAGTCTGGATCTGGTGTACCCGACAGTGGCCGAAATGCTCGACAAAACAAAACCCGAAGCTGTTACGGATTTTGGCCGCATTGTCGATCATAAAAAAACGGTCGAAGCCTGTGCACCACGCGGTATTCATGTGATGGTTGAAAAACCGCTGGCAACCAGCTTTGCCGATGCAAAGCAGATGGAAGCACTGGCGAAAAAGCATAACATCCAACTCCTTACCAATTACGAAACGACCTGGTATGGCAGCAATCATAAAGCCTATGCCATTGCCAATACGGATAAATCGATTGGCGACATTCGGAAAATTGTTGTTCATGATGGTCACGAAGGACCAAAGGAAATTGGCGTCAGTAACGAGTTTCTGGAATGGCTGACCGATCCGGTTACGAATGGAGCCGGAGCCTTGTTCGACTTTGGCTGCTATGGTGCCAACCTCTCGACCTGGCTCATGCATAATCAGCGCCCAACGTCGGTACTGGCCGTAACGCAGCAGATCAAACCCAACATCTATCCGAAAGTCGACGACGAAGCGACTATTATTCTGACCTATCCTAAAACGCAAACCATTATTCAGGGCTCGTGGAACTGGCCCTTTGGCCGGAAAGACATGGAGGTGTATGGGCAAACGGGCTATGCCATTACAATCGATGGTTCCCGAATGCGCGTTCGGCTCAAAGGTGAGAAGAGCGAGCAGGCCACCGAAGCACCTCAATCCGACGCGCCGGCGGCTGATCCGTTTGCTTATCTGGCCAGGCTCATCCACGGCGAAACTAAACCCGACGAACTGACGTCTTTAAAAAATAACATGATTGTAGTTGAAATTCTGGACGCGGCCCGTCAATCGGCCAAAACCGGAAAAAAAGTTGAGTTAAAGTAG
- a CDS encoding type II toxin-antitoxin system VapC family toxin, with protein MRYFLDTNIILGFIRRNVVAQAVAKILRLTDDNEIYVSVVSEGEIWSIARQSNWGVSRRNNLLNLLAEYQRADINDDELIQRYADIDAFSQNKLTDRPLGVSARNMGKNDLWIAASTSLAGASLIKRIKISTTYMVNLLT; from the coding sequence ATGAGGTACTTCCTGGATACTAATATCATACTGGGGTTTATTCGTCGAAATGTTGTTGCACAAGCAGTAGCCAAGATTCTTAGATTAACCGACGATAATGAAATTTATGTCTCGGTCGTCTCAGAAGGTGAAATCTGGTCTATAGCCCGGCAAAGTAACTGGGGCGTTTCCCGGCGGAATAATTTACTAAATCTCTTAGCCGAATACCAGCGAGCTGATATTAATGATGACGAGCTTATCCAGCGTTACGCCGATATTGATGCATTTAGCCAGAACAAATTAACTGACCGTCCGCTGGGCGTTTCGGCCCGAAATATGGGCAAAAATGACCTTTGGATAGCTGCTTCTACTTCATTAGCCGGAGCTTCACTCATTAAACGGATAAAGATTTCGACCACCTACATGGTGAATTTGTTGACGTGA
- a CDS encoding aminotransferase class I/II-fold pyridoxal phosphate-dependent enzyme has translation MKKQTKAIRTQAKKSQNREHSVPLYLTSSFTFESAEQGKALFDETEEGNIYSRFSNPNVTEFVEKVCMLENAEDGIATGTGMAAVFASMAALLKSGDHLVASRALFGSAHQIITQILSKWGITHTYVDATATEAEWEAAMQPNTRMVYLETPSNPGLELVDLEMLVRLKKKHGFILNVDNCFATPILQTPIDFGADLSVHSATKFMDGQGRVLGGIVVGSKELIQPIRFFARHTGPSLSPFNAWVLSKSLETLDLRMERHCRNALQLAEALDAHTDIERVLYPFLPSHPQYDLAKRQMKAGGAIITIELEGGFERVKAFFDALTIPSLSSNLGDSRTIVTNPNTTTHAKLKPEEKAALGITPGLIRISVGLEAIDDLIEDFTQAVEKSAEVLQATN, from the coding sequence ATGAAAAAACAAACCAAAGCGATCCGTACGCAGGCAAAAAAATCGCAGAATCGTGAGCATTCTGTGCCCTTGTATCTGACATCGAGCTTTACCTTCGAAAGTGCCGAACAGGGAAAAGCTTTATTCGATGAAACCGAAGAAGGTAATATCTATTCGCGTTTCTCGAATCCCAATGTTACAGAATTTGTCGAAAAAGTCTGTATGCTGGAAAATGCCGAAGATGGTATCGCTACGGGAACAGGTATGGCAGCGGTGTTTGCCAGTATGGCGGCTCTGCTGAAATCGGGCGACCATCTGGTTGCCAGCCGGGCACTGTTTGGTTCTGCTCACCAGATTATCACCCAGATTCTTAGCAAATGGGGCATTACGCATACGTATGTCGATGCTACTGCTACCGAAGCCGAGTGGGAAGCCGCTATGCAGCCCAACACCCGAATGGTCTATCTGGAAACCCCGTCGAACCCTGGCCTCGAACTGGTCGATCTGGAGATGCTCGTTCGGCTCAAGAAAAAACACGGTTTCATTCTGAACGTCGACAACTGCTTCGCCACCCCGATACTGCAAACGCCTATCGATTTCGGCGCCGACCTGTCGGTTCACTCGGCTACGAAGTTTATGGATGGTCAGGGACGGGTACTAGGCGGTATTGTGGTTGGTTCGAAAGAACTGATTCAGCCAATTCGGTTCTTTGCGCGACATACTGGGCCCTCGCTGTCGCCTTTCAATGCCTGGGTGCTGTCGAAAAGTCTGGAAACGCTGGATCTGCGCATGGAACGCCACTGCCGCAATGCCCTGCAACTGGCCGAAGCTCTGGACGCGCACACCGACATTGAACGCGTGTTATATCCGTTTCTTCCCTCCCATCCGCAATATGATCTGGCAAAGCGTCAGATGAAAGCCGGAGGAGCCATTATTACTATTGAGCTGGAAGGCGGTTTTGAACGGGTTAAAGCCTTTTTCGATGCGCTGACGATTCCAAGTCTTTCGTCAAACCTGGGCGACTCGCGAACGATTGTCACAAACCCGAATACAACGACTCATGCCAAGCTTAAGCCAGAAGAGAAAGCAGCTCTGGGTATTACGCCGGGCCTGATTCGGATTTCGGTAGGTCTGGAAGCCATCGACGATCTGATCGAAGATTTTACCCAGGCTGTAGAAAAGTCGGCGGAGGTATTACAGGCAACGAATTAA
- a CDS encoding sulfite exporter TauE/SafE family protein: protein MSIHGESELASTGERATVSALPFDLNGLKISLQGDTNRTTEQASMLRELFPDAQIVTSEMVSNPLLRRRNRTEIAIYVFAALALMIVGHLLFSYLTLDRLTELTQTIKITPDVFYFIMAGFVAQMIDGALGMAYGVTATTFLTSVGISPVFATASVHSSEIFTSGVSGYMHLKFGNVNSRLFKAVLIPGVIGAALGAFLITSLSDLEAVNNYLTPAISVYTAILGILIIKKALVKRAKKKPVKRIGLLAWFGGFVDAIGGGGWGPIVNSTLIAAGRHPRYTIGSVNLAEFFVSFASSVVFALYAGLDNYGLVILGLILGGMIAAPIAAHLSRKLPVKSMMVLVGIVVILVSLRKIIKFF, encoded by the coding sequence ATGAGTATTCATGGCGAGTCAGAACTGGCATCAACAGGAGAAAGGGCAACGGTATCGGCACTACCTTTTGATCTTAATGGTCTGAAAATAAGCCTACAAGGTGATACAAACCGAACAACCGAACAGGCCAGTATGCTACGGGAACTGTTTCCTGATGCGCAGATTGTAACGTCCGAAATGGTTTCTAACCCCCTGTTAAGGCGTCGAAACCGTACCGAAATTGCGATTTATGTCTTTGCCGCACTGGCCCTGATGATTGTTGGGCATCTGCTGTTCAGTTATTTAACCCTGGATCGACTGACCGAGCTGACCCAAACCATTAAAATTACTCCCGACGTTTTTTATTTCATTATGGCTGGTTTTGTGGCCCAGATGATCGACGGGGCACTGGGTATGGCCTATGGTGTTACGGCCACTACGTTTTTGACCAGTGTAGGCATCAGTCCGGTTTTTGCCACAGCTAGTGTCCACAGCTCCGAGATTTTCACCTCGGGTGTGTCGGGCTATATGCACCTCAAATTTGGCAATGTAAACAGTCGTCTGTTCAAAGCCGTTCTGATTCCGGGCGTCATTGGTGCGGCATTGGGCGCTTTTCTAATCACCTCCCTTTCTGATCTGGAAGCTGTCAACAACTATTTAACGCCTGCCATTTCCGTTTATACGGCCATTCTGGGCATTTTAATCATCAAAAAAGCGCTGGTGAAACGGGCTAAGAAAAAGCCCGTAAAACGAATTGGCCTCCTGGCCTGGTTCGGTGGTTTTGTCGATGCCATTGGCGGTGGCGGCTGGGGCCCCATTGTCAACTCAACGCTCATTGCCGCTGGTCGGCATCCTCGTTACACAATCGGTTCGGTCAATCTGGCCGAGTTCTTCGTTTCATTTGCGTCTTCCGTCGTTTTCGCGCTTTATGCCGGTCTGGACAACTATGGCCTGGTTATTCTGGGACTGATTCTGGGCGGCATGATTGCGGCACCAATTGCAGCCCATCTGTCGCGAAAGCTTCCCGTCAAAAGCATGATGGTACTGGTCGGAATTGTAGTAATACTCGTAAGTTTGCGAAAGATTATCAAGTTTTTCTGA
- a CDS encoding glycerophosphodiester phosphodiesterase family protein, giving the protein MIKRYVLLIGLGVSLATCSPKTYTKIPAGHGPDFFRYKASKTTGQPMAKISAHRGGGDLKGYPENCIESFAYLAKTMPVIIECDIDLTKDSVMVMMHDATLDRTTTGTGKLIDKTYNELAQYRLEDNMGNVTPYKIPTLEQVLTWGKGKVTFTLDVKRNVSFGKVVDMVRKTGMEDYAAIITYNAQDAAKLNKLDPKLMISVTIRNRAEYDRLHELGIPDNRMVAFVGVKEPDTELYQFLHQKGIACILGTLGNLDKQAAAKGDQVYRKFAENGADIMSTDRPLEVWQVVRQ; this is encoded by the coding sequence ATGATCAAACGATATGTTTTACTCATTGGACTAGGCGTTAGTCTGGCAACCTGTTCTCCAAAAACATACACAAAAATTCCGGCTGGCCATGGGCCTGACTTTTTTCGTTACAAAGCCAGCAAAACCACTGGGCAACCGATGGCCAAAATATCGGCTCACCGCGGTGGTGGCGACCTGAAAGGCTATCCCGAAAACTGCATCGAATCTTTCGCCTATCTGGCTAAGACAATGCCTGTTATTATCGAATGCGACATCGACCTTACCAAAGACAGCGTGATGGTGATGATGCACGATGCCACGCTCGACCGGACAACGACCGGTACTGGCAAACTGATCGACAAAACCTACAACGAGCTTGCACAGTATCGTCTGGAAGATAATATGGGGAATGTGACTCCCTATAAAATTCCGACACTGGAGCAGGTGCTAACCTGGGGAAAAGGAAAAGTAACCTTTACGCTCGACGTAAAACGGAACGTTTCGTTCGGGAAGGTGGTCGATATGGTGCGCAAAACGGGTATGGAAGATTATGCCGCCATTATCACCTACAATGCACAGGATGCCGCAAAACTCAATAAACTCGATCCGAAGCTTATGATTTCGGTGACGATTCGCAACCGGGCCGAATATGACCGTTTGCACGAACTGGGCATCCCCGACAACCGAATGGTTGCCTTTGTGGGTGTTAAAGAACCCGATACGGAGTTATACCAGTTTCTGCACCAGAAAGGCATTGCCTGCATTCTGGGAACGCTCGGCAACCTCGATAAACAAGCCGCTGCCAAAGGCGATCAGGTTTATAGAAAGTTTGCCGAAAACGGGGCCGATATTATGTCGACCGACCGGCCGCTGGAGGTATGGCAGGTGGTTCGTCAATAA
- a CDS encoding LLM class flavin-dependent oxidoreductase — MIPFSVLDLSPIVDGNTASQALHNTLDLAQHAEQLGFNRYWLAEHHNMPGIASAATSVVIGYVAGGTKTIRVGAGGIMLPNHSPLVIAEQFGTLESLYPGRIDLGLGRAPGSDQVTARALRRDATDADTFPQDVVELLNYFQPADDTNQFVQAVPGTGLNIPVWILGSSLFGAQLAAVLGLPYAFASHFAPAQLMRALDIYRSRFKPSPYLEEPYAMVAVNVVAADTDREAERLFTSVQQQFLHIRRGKARQMQPPVDDLTAHWPDYELVGIEPVLSCSAVGSPDTVRRNLAKLIDQTKADELIMTVPIYDHKARKHSLSIAAQVRETMAAQKPLVNWS; from the coding sequence ATGATTCCCTTTTCCGTTTTAGATCTTTCGCCGATTGTCGACGGCAATACCGCATCGCAGGCTTTGCATAATACGCTCGATCTGGCACAACACGCCGAACAGCTAGGGTTCAACCGCTATTGGCTGGCCGAACACCACAACATGCCGGGGATTGCCAGTGCGGCTACGTCGGTTGTGATCGGGTATGTGGCCGGTGGTACGAAAACGATTCGGGTAGGAGCAGGCGGTATTATGTTGCCTAATCATTCGCCACTGGTCATTGCCGAGCAGTTTGGTACGCTGGAATCGCTCTATCCAGGGCGTATCGATCTGGGACTTGGTCGCGCTCCGGGGTCCGATCAGGTTACCGCTCGTGCCCTGCGCCGGGATGCTACCGATGCCGATACGTTTCCGCAGGATGTGGTTGAATTGCTGAATTATTTTCAGCCCGCCGACGATACCAATCAATTTGTACAGGCGGTGCCGGGCACTGGCCTGAACATTCCGGTCTGGATTCTGGGATCAAGTCTGTTTGGAGCCCAATTGGCGGCAGTATTAGGTTTGCCCTATGCTTTTGCGTCGCATTTTGCCCCAGCCCAACTAATGCGGGCTCTCGACATCTATCGAAGCCGATTTAAGCCATCTCCTTATCTTGAAGAGCCGTATGCAATGGTTGCCGTAAATGTAGTAGCGGCCGATACCGATCGGGAAGCTGAACGATTGTTTACATCCGTGCAACAGCAGTTTCTGCACATCCGGCGCGGAAAGGCCCGGCAAATGCAGCCCCCTGTCGATGACCTTACGGCTCATTGGCCCGACTATGAACTAGTTGGAATTGAGCCGGTACTGAGTTGTTCGGCGGTTGGATCGCCCGATACTGTACGGCGTAATCTGGCAAAGCTAATCGACCAGACGAAAGCTGATGAACTGATTATGACGGTTCCCATTTATGACCACAAAGCCCGAAAACATTCGCTGTCGATAGCGGCTCAAGTCCGTGAAACGATGGCTGCGCAGAAGCCATTGGTTAATTGGTCATAG